One genomic region from Marinomonas maritima encodes:
- a CDS encoding heme/hemin ABC transporter substrate-binding protein gives MIMYRLFFLTCIVFLANSVTYAAPSERIAVAGGSITEIIYRLGEQHRIVGVDSTSQFPEDAKKFPLLGYVRNVSVEGVLSLNPDLLLGEDDTGPTKALKQIAAVGVKTVIIKKDNSIPALQEKIAQIAGLLGVEDKGKALLDEIQVDIDALSYAKQHLSASAKKTPPKVLFLLTLKNGAPIAAGNTTSAHTVIEEAGAINALAQYKGWEKLSPESALKLDPDVIIVMNRGQDIFEQVNALPHFKYTTAVKNKAVYTIDGSYLLGFGPRTPQAIVELGTMIHKDFPLPEDYTFRYQHDVASMAEH, from the coding sequence ATGATCATGTATCGATTATTTTTTCTAACTTGTATTGTTTTTTTAGCCAACTCTGTGACTTATGCCGCGCCCTCTGAACGAATTGCCGTTGCTGGCGGTTCTATAACAGAAATCATTTATCGCCTTGGTGAACAACACCGAATAGTTGGCGTTGACTCCACTAGCCAGTTTCCGGAAGACGCCAAAAAGTTTCCGTTACTAGGCTATGTTCGCAATGTTTCTGTCGAAGGTGTGCTGTCTCTCAATCCTGATCTACTGCTCGGTGAAGATGACACAGGCCCCACCAAAGCACTGAAACAAATCGCGGCGGTTGGAGTTAAAACGGTCATCATAAAAAAAGATAACAGTATCCCTGCACTGCAAGAAAAAATAGCACAAATAGCCGGATTGCTGGGCGTTGAAGACAAAGGAAAGGCCCTCCTAGACGAGATACAAGTTGATATTGATGCGCTTTCGTACGCCAAACAACACCTTTCAGCGTCAGCAAAGAAAACACCGCCTAAAGTGTTGTTTTTACTCACCCTCAAAAATGGTGCGCCCATAGCAGCGGGTAATACCACTTCGGCTCACACTGTGATTGAAGAAGCCGGTGCAATAAACGCATTAGCGCAATATAAGGGCTGGGAAAAGCTCTCACCAGAATCCGCATTAAAACTAGATCCTGATGTCATTATTGTGATGAACCGAGGCCAAGATATTTTTGAGCAGGTGAACGCGTTACCGCATTTCAAATACACAACAGCGGTGAAAAATAAAGCCGTCTATACAATAGATGGCAGTTACTTGCTTGGGTTCGGTCCTCGTACGCCACAAGCGATTGTCGAATTAGGCACCATGATTCATAAGGACTTCCCTTTACCTGAAGATTATACATTTCGTTATCAGCATGACGTCGCATCGATGGCAGAGCACTAA
- a CDS encoding FecCD family ABC transporter permease, which translates to MLETLTLNQQRSKRQFMAIPVTLGLLFFAALLAMVVGAVSLSINDILTYISHGLSASHSSLSTRVLFEIRLPRTILSIAVGAALGICGAAMQALFRNPLADPGLIGVAGGGALGAVTVIVLGNSIFPQTMDVIGLYALPIGAMIGCLGVCSIIYKLSNRQGQFTIITLLLAGIAVNAIVGSLIGILTLVSSDSELRELTFWTMGNLGGNSWSLIFPVLILISISLVGLSRLAKPLNLYLLGEAQAQHLGIEVSKLKKHVFIYTAMAVGAAVSISGMIGFVGFVVPHLVRILIGPDHRFLFPVSMLLGASFLTITDVIARIIIIPAELPIGLVTSALGGPFFLFVLYKQTSRH; encoded by the coding sequence ATGTTAGAAACGCTAACGCTCAACCAACAACGCAGTAAGCGCCAATTTATGGCCATTCCCGTCACGTTAGGGTTGCTGTTTTTTGCTGCCTTATTGGCTATGGTCGTAGGTGCTGTGTCGTTATCCATTAATGACATTTTAACTTATATAAGTCATGGGCTTTCAGCGTCTCATAGTTCCTTGAGCACTCGTGTTTTATTTGAGATTCGATTGCCTCGTACCATTCTTTCTATTGCGGTAGGGGCAGCACTTGGTATATGCGGTGCGGCCATGCAAGCCCTTTTCAGAAACCCGCTCGCCGACCCCGGTTTAATCGGTGTTGCTGGTGGGGGTGCGTTGGGTGCGGTGACGGTCATTGTGCTCGGTAACTCGATTTTCCCTCAAACGATGGACGTTATTGGCCTTTATGCTCTGCCGATAGGCGCGATGATTGGCTGTTTAGGCGTCTGTTCTATTATCTACAAATTAAGCAATCGACAAGGACAGTTCACCATCATCACACTATTACTGGCAGGCATTGCTGTAAACGCGATAGTGGGTTCTTTAATTGGTATTTTGACGTTGGTGAGCAGTGACAGCGAACTAAGAGAGCTCACCTTTTGGACGATGGGTAACTTGGGTGGCAACAGTTGGTCATTAATATTCCCGGTGTTAATACTGATATCCATTAGCCTTGTTGGTCTTAGTCGGCTTGCTAAGCCACTCAACTTGTATTTGCTTGGTGAGGCACAAGCTCAGCACCTTGGTATTGAGGTGTCAAAACTGAAAAAACACGTCTTTATTTATACTGCCATGGCCGTCGGTGCTGCCGTATCCATTAGTGGAATGATAGGTTTTGTCGGTTTTGTTGTGCCGCATTTGGTAAGAATTCTGATAGGACCTGATCATCGTTTTTTATTCCCTGTCAGTATGTTGCTTGGTGCCAGTTTTTTGACCATAACAGACGTTATCGCGCGCATAATTATTATTCCTGCTGAGCTTCCTATTGGTCTGGTCACAAGCGCACTTGGCGGGCCTTTCTTTTTATTCGTTTTATACAAGCAAACAAGTCGACATTAA
- a CDS encoding HAD-IIB family hydrolase translates to MSISALSALANHDCQGLRFILTDFDDTLTWEGQLPVETLRALAQLEVNGLKVIPVTGGCAGWSDMIARSLPVDGVITEGGACFIGKTADRHLTYAFWRDEVEMRTEQARLLAQVNQVLIQFPRLRLARDQSYRLTDVAIDYAQDITPPAIEDKNACLAALIALGLNAKASSIHINVCSQGYDKFSMAQRVLSQVYGLSDAEQQQQVLYVGDAPNDESMFARFPLSVGVANIAEHLSIMRHRPRYQTTQPGGLGFAELADFVLAARRV, encoded by the coding sequence ATGTCTATATCTGCTCTTTCTGCACTAGCAAATCATGATTGCCAAGGATTACGGTTTATTTTAACGGATTTTGACGACACCCTTACGTGGGAAGGGCAGTTGCCTGTTGAAACACTGCGCGCGTTGGCTCAACTGGAAGTGAATGGGCTTAAGGTAATTCCTGTTACAGGTGGCTGTGCGGGTTGGTCAGACATGATCGCCAGATCACTCCCCGTTGATGGTGTGATTACCGAAGGCGGAGCGTGTTTTATTGGTAAAACAGCCGATCGTCATCTTACGTATGCCTTTTGGCGTGACGAGGTTGAGATGCGAACAGAGCAAGCGCGTTTGCTTGCTCAAGTTAATCAGGTGTTAATCCAGTTTCCTCGACTGCGCTTGGCAAGAGATCAGTCTTATCGGTTGACAGATGTGGCGATTGATTACGCGCAAGATATTACACCGCCTGCGATAGAAGACAAAAACGCCTGTCTTGCGGCCTTGATAGCATTGGGCCTCAATGCAAAGGCGAGCTCGATACATATTAATGTTTGCTCACAGGGCTACGATAAGTTTTCCATGGCACAGCGCGTATTGAGTCAGGTGTATGGTTTAAGTGACGCTGAGCAGCAACAGCAAGTGTTGTATGTTGGCGATGCACCTAACGATGAAAGCATGTTTGCCCGTTTTCCGCTAAGTGTTGGCGTGGCTAATATTGCCGAGCATTTGTCGATCATGCGCCATCGTCCTCGTTATCAAACGACTCAGCCAGGTGGGTTGGGCTTTGCAGAATTAGCAGATTTTGTTTTAGCCGCGCGCCGCGTCTAA
- a CDS encoding TonB-dependent receptor plug domain-containing protein → MKFKKKKLSFLVCSHLIGAIATPIYANDETPVKLNTIIVSAKAPVSEATFAGSVTVVSAEEIKASGATNINDVLETTPSIQMIVTGNSPSKAPQIRGQNADRALILVNGKRIPNTDRNVASSPAYRYGLVPLANVERIEIIRGPASSLYGADAMAGVINIITKKASNEWTGAVSVYSEQTDGVNGGDGKGVSFSASGSLSDNIDLLIAAESTSTDAILVDDGLASLQSEKDLKNFQVDVGIDLNNNDRVEIGIISSNEEGTDFNKTGAKDTPIEVTNRIATIEYFTALAGYDTSLSVTSGNSDVLEGKGVWNVTEDNVALDLQGRLNEQHYLSYGVNYREEGVDRNDTTVFSDDVHATALFVQDVFDVTKDSSLTLGLSYDMHSEYDAEASPKINWFTQLSPTVGFKVGYGESYLAPSIREGSSKYIVSAGPTRRYVGNDDLQPETAKTIESGLTFEHQNNSGSISLFRSEVDNLISVSSTVSGGVTTAEYNNVDSALLKGLELAWSFYNDNKSQKLNLSYAFLHTEDLATGKELPDRAKHLAKLNYFHQSVFSGFDMDAAARFIGEQHTDDGRGKTGTIGSYVVADIGISKDIFENTSLRFGINNMGNVVVLNGSDQLLETGRSFKLALTSTF, encoded by the coding sequence ATGAAGTTTAAGAAAAAAAAATTATCGTTTTTAGTTTGTAGTCATTTGATTGGCGCTATTGCCACGCCCATTTATGCAAATGATGAAACACCCGTAAAACTGAATACTATTATTGTTTCAGCGAAAGCACCGGTTAGTGAAGCAACGTTTGCAGGCTCTGTGACAGTGGTCTCTGCAGAAGAAATTAAAGCCAGTGGTGCAACAAACATTAATGATGTATTAGAAACAACACCTAGCATTCAAATGATTGTAACGGGTAATAGTCCTTCAAAAGCCCCTCAAATACGCGGTCAGAATGCAGACAGAGCCTTGATTCTGGTTAATGGAAAACGCATTCCTAACACCGACCGAAATGTGGCAAGTTCACCAGCGTATCGATATGGCTTAGTGCCTTTGGCAAATGTCGAAAGAATTGAAATTATTCGAGGCCCCGCTTCTAGCCTTTACGGCGCTGACGCAATGGCTGGTGTTATAAATATTATTACTAAGAAAGCGAGCAATGAATGGACGGGGGCGGTTTCCGTTTACAGCGAACAAACCGATGGCGTAAATGGTGGGGATGGTAAGGGCGTAAGTTTTTCTGCGTCAGGCTCTCTTTCAGACAATATTGACCTCTTGATTGCGGCTGAATCGACCTCTACCGATGCAATACTTGTTGATGATGGCCTTGCTAGTTTGCAATCCGAAAAAGACCTTAAAAACTTTCAAGTGGATGTAGGTATTGACCTTAATAATAACGATCGGGTTGAAATTGGGATCATTTCCTCAAATGAAGAAGGTACCGACTTCAATAAAACAGGGGCAAAGGATACGCCGATAGAGGTGACTAATCGCATAGCCACCATTGAATACTTCACCGCATTAGCCGGTTACGATACCTCGCTTTCAGTTACCTCTGGTAACTCAGATGTATTAGAAGGTAAAGGTGTTTGGAATGTGACCGAAGATAACGTAGCACTTGATTTGCAAGGCAGACTAAATGAACAACATTATTTAAGTTACGGTGTAAATTACCGAGAGGAAGGCGTTGACCGTAATGATACGACTGTTTTTAGTGACGATGTACATGCGACAGCACTGTTTGTTCAAGATGTTTTTGATGTAACAAAAGACAGCAGCCTTACCTTAGGATTATCCTACGACATGCACAGTGAATACGACGCGGAAGCCAGCCCTAAAATAAACTGGTTTACACAATTATCCCCAACCGTCGGCTTTAAAGTAGGGTATGGCGAAAGCTATTTAGCGCCATCCATACGTGAAGGCTCATCGAAATATATCGTCAGTGCGGGACCAACTCGACGTTATGTTGGGAATGATGATTTACAACCAGAAACAGCAAAAACAATAGAGTCTGGATTAACGTTTGAACACCAAAACAATTCTGGATCAATCTCGTTATTTCGTTCCGAAGTAGACAATTTAATATCGGTATCTAGCACCGTTTCTGGTGGTGTTACAACAGCAGAATATAACAATGTCGATTCAGCCTTACTAAAAGGATTGGAGCTGGCGTGGTCATTCTATAATGACAACAAATCCCAAAAATTAAATCTAAGTTATGCCTTTCTACATACCGAAGACCTAGCCACCGGAAAAGAATTACCGGATCGAGCTAAACACTTAGCCAAGCTTAACTACTTCCATCAATCTGTATTTTCAGGTTTTGATATGGATGCCGCTGCGCGTTTTATTGGCGAACAACACACAGATGACGGCAGAGGAAAAACAGGCACCATTGGGTCTTATGTGGTTGCTGATATAGGCATCAGCAAAGATATATTTGAGAATACATCACTACGTTTTGGCATTAATAATATGGGTAACGTCGTTGTATTGAACGGCAGTGATCAGCTATTAGAAACCGGACGATCTTTCAAACTCGCGTTAACGTCGACGTTCTAA
- a CDS encoding heme ABC transporter ATP-binding protein, with protein MCIDVQSLSISIDKKTLLDAVDLTIRPNELTILIGPNGAGKSTLLKACSGDMSPTYGEILINQKPIHSFSSAKLAKTRAVMTQSYEMGFGFTVIEIVSMGCFTYEEQVSQHQKREIIRDVMNFMEIAHLSERNFMTLSGGEQQRTQLARVLAQLWLPYEQEEARYLFLDEPTSSLDVFHQYHVLSLAKELTKRNIGVLAVVHDLSLAASFADQLVLINNGEIITKGVPENVLQRSHLANVYGIKAEYFHHSVGAKPSVLMDRKQ; from the coding sequence ATGTGTATTGACGTTCAATCTTTGTCTATTTCTATTGATAAAAAAACCTTGCTAGACGCTGTCGATTTAACCATTAGGCCCAATGAATTAACCATTCTTATTGGCCCTAATGGTGCCGGTAAATCCACTTTATTAAAGGCTTGTTCTGGTGATATGTCTCCAACGTATGGCGAGATACTGATTAATCAAAAGCCCATTCATTCTTTCAGCTCGGCTAAGCTTGCTAAAACGCGAGCGGTTATGACGCAATCTTATGAGATGGGATTCGGTTTTACTGTGATCGAGATTGTTTCTATGGGGTGTTTTACTTATGAAGAACAAGTGTCTCAGCACCAGAAGCGAGAAATCATTCGAGACGTGATGAACTTTATGGAGATAGCGCATTTGTCAGAGCGCAACTTTATGACACTGTCAGGCGGCGAACAACAACGCACACAACTTGCTAGAGTACTTGCTCAATTATGGTTGCCTTATGAGCAGGAAGAGGCACGTTATCTTTTCCTTGATGAGCCGACATCGAGTCTTGATGTGTTTCATCAATATCATGTGTTGTCATTGGCGAAAGAGCTTACCAAGCGGAATATCGGAGTACTCGCTGTTGTACACGACTTGTCCCTAGCCGCCAGCTTTGCCGATCAATTGGTACTAATAAATAATGGGGAAATCATTACGAAAGGGGTGCCAGAAAACGTTTTACAAAGATCCCATCTTGCAAACGTTTATGGTATTAAAGCAGAGTATTTCCATCACTCTGTTGGGGCAAAACCCTCTGTCTTGATGGATAGAAAGCAATAA
- a CDS encoding response regulator: MSTRVLICDDSKLARKQLARVLPADWDVEVEFAEDGQDALDILSSSAFDLLFLDLNMPVKDGYETLEALQSFEQAPAVIVVSGDVQPKAIQRVKDMGAIAFHKKPASSEELRSLLLSLGLMTDGDDKESKPTIAAPTAAEQFTLNDCLQEVSNVAMGRAASVLADMLNVFIKLPVPTVNILEVGELQMALDYSVKEDSCSAVSQGFVGSGIAFETLLIFSDSSFPDMAKLLGVTEEITRELETELLMDVSSILVGPFMAAIGKQLNIDFSHSHPMLLGQHVKIADLINVKKATWKRTLAVEIVYEVENYQISCDLMLLFTEDSVPTLENLLSFLVEEDE; this comes from the coding sequence ATGAGCACACGAGTACTAATATGTGATGATTCCAAGTTGGCAAGGAAACAACTCGCAAGAGTGTTGCCAGCCGATTGGGATGTTGAAGTCGAATTTGCTGAGGATGGCCAAGATGCGTTGGATATCTTGTCTTCTTCTGCGTTTGATTTATTGTTTCTAGATTTAAACATGCCTGTCAAAGATGGCTATGAAACACTTGAAGCATTGCAGTCTTTTGAGCAAGCGCCAGCGGTTATTGTGGTGTCGGGCGATGTACAGCCAAAAGCAATTCAACGAGTGAAAGATATGGGGGCGATTGCTTTCCATAAAAAACCGGCCTCATCGGAAGAGTTACGCAGCCTGTTGTTGTCTTTGGGCTTGATGACGGATGGTGATGACAAGGAAAGTAAACCGACGATTGCCGCGCCAACGGCTGCAGAACAATTTACCCTTAATGATTGCCTGCAAGAAGTGTCGAATGTCGCGATGGGGAGAGCGGCTAGCGTGTTGGCAGACATGCTCAATGTCTTTATTAAGTTACCTGTTCCCACTGTGAATATTTTAGAAGTCGGCGAATTACAAATGGCTTTGGATTACAGTGTGAAAGAAGACAGCTGCTCGGCGGTATCGCAAGGTTTTGTTGGTTCTGGTATCGCTTTTGAGACGTTGCTTATTTTTAGCGACTCTAGCTTCCCTGATATGGCTAAACTGTTGGGCGTCACAGAAGAAATTACCAGAGAGTTGGAAACAGAGCTGTTGATGGATGTGTCTTCAATACTGGTTGGCCCATTTATGGCTGCCATCGGTAAGCAGCTGAACATCGATTTCAGTCACAGTCATCCTATGTTATTGGGGCAGCATGTCAAAATCGCCGACTTAATTAACGTTAAGAAAGCGACATGGAAACGCACGCTAGCTGTTGAGATTGTGTATGAAGTGGAAAACTACCAAATTAGCTGCGATTTAATGCTGCTCTTTACGGAAGATTCTGTGCCAACGCTAGAAAATCTATTGTCCTTTTTGGTTGAGGAAGACGAATGA
- a CDS encoding DUF808 domain-containing protein, with protein MAMTGLLALLDDITTLLDDVAIFSKVAVKKTAGVLGDDLALNAEQVSGVKADRELPVVWAVAKGSFLNKLILVPLALAISAFIPWLIQPLLMAGGLYLCFEGAEKILHSFKNNKDEKDTLRKNVQQAKSDAELLTLEKDKVRGAIRTDFVLSAEIIVIALGTVAGQDLITQALVVSLIAFVVTVGVYLLVGLIVRLDDIGLHLHQSNKRLIQQLGFAILKGAPMLIRLLTIVGTIAMFLVGGGIFVHGLPVLHHVADMAVSGDIAKLPIMTSLINTGISLLVGLIIGAAAVGIASFLPKKSKSNKPNSPS; from the coding sequence ATGGCTATGACAGGTTTATTGGCGTTATTGGATGACATAACAACATTGCTCGATGATGTCGCGATTTTCTCTAAAGTGGCGGTCAAAAAAACCGCAGGCGTATTGGGAGATGACCTTGCCCTAAATGCCGAACAAGTATCTGGTGTAAAAGCAGATCGCGAACTTCCTGTCGTTTGGGCCGTTGCCAAAGGTTCCTTCCTAAACAAACTCATCCTCGTACCACTCGCTCTCGCTATCAGTGCCTTTATACCTTGGCTGATTCAACCTTTGTTAATGGCAGGCGGTTTATATCTGTGCTTTGAAGGCGCCGAGAAAATATTACATTCTTTCAAAAACAACAAAGACGAAAAAGACACCCTTAGAAAAAATGTACAACAAGCCAAAAGCGACGCCGAGCTCTTAACATTAGAAAAAGACAAAGTGCGTGGCGCTATTCGTACCGACTTTGTGCTGTCAGCTGAAATTATCGTCATCGCCCTTGGCACAGTGGCAGGCCAAGACCTAATAACACAGGCTCTTGTCGTCAGCCTGATTGCCTTCGTTGTCACCGTTGGCGTGTATTTGTTGGTTGGATTGATCGTTCGCCTTGATGATATCGGCCTGCACTTACATCAATCCAACAAGAGGCTCATTCAACAGCTTGGGTTCGCCATACTAAAAGGTGCACCAATGCTCATCCGCCTTCTCACCATTGTCGGCACCATTGCCATGTTCTTGGTCGGTGGTGGTATTTTTGTACACGGCTTACCAGTATTACATCACGTAGCTGACATGGCAGTATCCGGCGATATCGCCAAACTTCCAATCATGACAAGCTTAATCAACACCGGTATCAGCTTATTGGTCGGACTGATCATTGGCGCCGCTGCTGTCGGTATCGCATCATTTTTGCCGAAAAAATCCAAAAGTAATAAACCCAACTCGCCCAGCTGA
- a CDS encoding hemin-degrading factor, translating to MSLQEKFNRTAEETELAKKYHQYAMENPKARRRDVADALKTSEAALIDDQAGLQSIRLNGETKAIIEALPSLGYVMILMRNDHAVHERKGVYQNVKINGAMGLIIADDRSIDLRLFLSQWKHVFAVKELVGSTERYSLQFFNGEGIAIQKLFLQPESDLQAYESLLNSYTNEDQSSPLAFVKTEHKTNLADDNDVDQAQLISDWSNITDVHQFMGLLKRHNVSREQAFKLVGTQYAEVFSVNKLEETLHKIVQEAVSIMCFVGNKGGIQIHTGAIHKVVKMGDWLNVLDPEFNLHLLMPGVANAWLIRKPSSNGIITSLELYDANGDQIAQFFGQRTEGKSENPQWRALVEAML from the coding sequence ATGTCTTTACAAGAAAAATTTAATCGTACCGCTGAAGAGACTGAATTAGCTAAAAAATACCATCAATATGCCATGGAAAACCCCAAAGCTCGACGTCGTGATGTTGCTGACGCGCTAAAGACAAGCGAAGCCGCACTCATTGATGACCAAGCTGGGTTGCAGAGCATTCGCCTAAATGGAGAAACCAAAGCCATTATTGAAGCCTTACCGTCATTAGGTTATGTGATGATATTAATGCGTAATGACCATGCCGTGCATGAACGAAAAGGCGTATATCAAAACGTTAAAATCAACGGCGCGATGGGATTAATTATTGCCGACGATAGAAGCATTGATCTGCGCTTATTTTTGAGCCAATGGAAGCATGTGTTTGCAGTGAAAGAGCTCGTTGGCTCGACTGAACGTTACAGCCTTCAATTTTTTAATGGTGAAGGTATCGCTATTCAAAAATTATTTTTACAGCCAGAAAGTGATTTGCAAGCGTATGAATCGTTATTGAATTCATACACCAATGAAGATCAGTCGTCGCCATTGGCGTTTGTAAAAACAGAGCACAAAACAAATCTTGCCGATGATAATGATGTAGATCAAGCACAATTAATCTCTGACTGGTCAAACATCACCGATGTACATCAGTTTATGGGGCTTTTAAAACGTCATAATGTCAGCCGGGAACAAGCATTTAAACTGGTAGGGACACAATATGCAGAAGTGTTTTCAGTTAATAAACTGGAAGAAACCCTGCATAAAATAGTACAAGAAGCGGTTTCTATTATGTGTTTTGTGGGCAATAAAGGCGGAATACAAATCCACACTGGCGCTATTCATAAGGTTGTAAAAATGGGCGATTGGCTGAACGTGCTAGACCCAGAGTTTAATTTGCACCTATTAATGCCAGGGGTTGCTAATGCTTGGTTGATTAGAAAACCAAGTAGCAATGGCATTATTACTTCTTTGGAGTTGTATGACGCTAATGGTGATCAGATTGCTCAATTTTTCGGGCAAAGAACCGAAGGAAAATCAGAGAACCCTCAATGGAGAGCCTTAGTGGAAGCCATGTTGTAA
- a CDS encoding GAK system CofD-like protein: MTGSLRIWRRMVMPDLVRVHRYQSLPEQGPKVLFFSGGSALNKISRVFKEYTHHSIHLVTPFDSGGSSARLRAEFDIPAVGDLRSRLMALADETVMGQPEVYDLFTHRLSQYEEPFALKAQLQLLVSGEHPLIECIPNPMKALIQTQLAVTQARIHDGFDLRGASIGNLIMAGGYLNNQQQLDPIVFLFSRLVKTLGDVKTTLDASFHLGVELENGDIVLGQHNITGKEKGTLPSPIKRMWLNQGLREIVHTNQHIGDDRKDAIEGADLICYPPGSFYSSLLANLMPEGVGRSICQNPNPKVYLPNLGVDPEQQGLPLMERIKRLIVTVLADVKAEAHFSALDYLLLDDVYDYGAVDVKQLNDLNIMVIKTPLIADKMDKYDERLVAKALLSFT; this comes from the coding sequence ATGACGGGCTCTTTGCGTATTTGGCGTCGTATGGTTATGCCGGATTTGGTTCGTGTCCATCGTTATCAGAGTTTGCCTGAACAAGGACCAAAGGTGTTGTTTTTTAGTGGCGGCTCAGCGCTAAATAAAATCAGCCGTGTCTTCAAAGAATACACCCATCATTCCATTCATCTAGTGACTCCCTTTGATTCTGGTGGCAGTTCCGCTCGATTACGGGCTGAGTTTGATATTCCCGCTGTGGGAGATTTACGCAGTCGTTTGATGGCGTTGGCGGATGAAACGGTAATGGGGCAGCCTGAAGTGTATGATTTGTTTACGCATCGTCTTTCCCAATATGAAGAGCCATTCGCGCTAAAGGCGCAATTACAGCTTCTGGTGTCGGGTGAGCATCCTCTTATTGAGTGTATTCCCAATCCGATGAAAGCTTTGATACAAACCCAGTTAGCTGTCACTCAAGCACGTATTCATGATGGCTTTGATTTACGCGGGGCAAGCATTGGTAACCTTATCATGGCGGGTGGTTATCTAAACAATCAGCAGCAATTAGATCCTATCGTTTTTTTATTCTCTCGATTGGTGAAAACACTAGGCGATGTGAAAACAACGCTGGATGCGAGTTTTCATTTAGGTGTTGAGTTAGAGAATGGCGATATCGTCTTAGGGCAGCATAATATTACAGGCAAAGAAAAAGGGACCTTGCCGAGCCCGATAAAGCGTATGTGGTTGAATCAAGGGTTGCGTGAAATTGTTCATACGAATCAGCATATTGGTGATGACCGTAAGGACGCTATCGAAGGTGCGGATTTAATTTGTTATCCCCCTGGGAGCTTCTACAGTAGTTTACTGGCTAATCTCATGCCTGAAGGTGTTGGACGATCCATTTGTCAGAACCCGAATCCTAAAGTGTATTTACCTAACCTTGGTGTAGACCCTGAACAGCAAGGACTCCCGTTAATGGAAAGAATTAAGCGCTTGATCGTAACGGTCTTGGCAGACGTTAAAGCAGAGGCGCACTTTTCGGCATTGGATTATTTGCTGCTCGACGATGTGTATGATTATGGTGCGGTGGATGTTAAACAACTGAATGATCTCAATATCATGGTGATTAAAACGCCATTGATTGCTGATAAAATGGATAAGTACGATGAACGGCTAGTGGCAAAAGCATTGCTTTCATTCACTTAA
- a CDS encoding IclR family transcriptional regulator, giving the protein METKTSGSSLSKALNMLNHVCTSPVPLRFAELVDLSELPKATAHRQLNTLLEHGLVRFDEHKQAYYPGYELLALAHRTWANLDIRDVAAAPMRDLWSKTQETIHLAVLDGADVIYIDKLESPKSLRLYSAVGKKGPVYCTGVGKAMLAFLPEDKQEAVISAQSFIRHTDHTLITPQALRVDLQQIQKTGISLDLEEHEMGIKCASAPIFNTRNEAIAAISVTAPAFRTSDQTYEEMKLQVKHAANTISKRLGACD; this is encoded by the coding sequence ATGGAAACCAAAACCTCGGGGTCATCACTTAGCAAAGCACTCAACATGCTTAACCATGTTTGCACTTCACCTGTACCATTACGTTTTGCTGAATTAGTCGACCTTTCTGAGCTCCCAAAAGCCACCGCCCACAGGCAATTAAATACGTTACTTGAGCATGGCCTCGTCCGTTTTGACGAGCATAAACAAGCCTACTATCCAGGCTATGAATTGCTTGCTCTTGCTCATCGTACATGGGCAAATCTAGACATTCGAGACGTTGCAGCTGCCCCGATGCGAGACTTGTGGTCAAAAACACAAGAAACCATTCACCTCGCGGTTTTAGACGGCGCAGATGTTATTTATATTGATAAACTCGAAAGCCCTAAGAGCTTGCGTTTATACTCTGCCGTAGGAAAAAAAGGCCCTGTTTATTGTACAGGTGTCGGTAAAGCGATGCTGGCTTTTTTGCCGGAAGACAAACAAGAGGCCGTCATCTCCGCACAATCTTTTATCCGTCACACAGACCATACCTTGATTACACCGCAGGCATTACGAGTCGATCTACAACAAATTCAAAAAACAGGTATTTCACTCGATTTAGAGGAACATGAGATGGGGATAAAATGTGCCTCAGCGCCTATCTTCAATACTCGCAACGAAGCCATTGCCGCCATTAGTGTGACTGCTCCCGCCTTTCGCACCAGTGACCAAACCTATGAAGAAATGAAATTACAGGTTAAACACGCTGCAAACACTATTTCAAAACGACTTGGTGCATGCGACTAA